Proteins from a genomic interval of Crassostrea angulata isolate pt1a10 chromosome 7, ASM2561291v2, whole genome shotgun sequence:
- the LOC128156713 gene encoding catenin beta-like isoform X2, whose product MSTYQMNQSDGGPRSMSGGGQNYMDLSNMPLENKQEQTMMWQQNQYMGDSGIHSGATTQAPSISSKGGHHDDIEEPQSNMETSHMQMFDWPDQQYPQQGYTQEQIDDVNQQLNQTRSQRVRAAMFPETLDEGVPIPSTQVHPDQPTAVQRLAEPSQMLKHAVVNLINYQDDADLATRAIPELTKLLNDEDQVVVGQAAMMVHQLSKKEASRHAIMNSPQMVAALVKAMNNTSDLETTRCAAGTLHNLSHHRQGLLAIFKSGGIPALVKLLSSPVESVLFYAITTLHNLLLHQEGSKMAVRLAGGLQKMVALLQRNNVKFLAITTDCLQILAYGNQESKLIVLASGGPGELVRIMRSYTYEKLLWTTSRVLKVLSVCSSNKPAVVEAGGMQALAMHLGHQSQRLVQNCLWTIRNLSDAATKCDNMEGILQMLVQLLSSNDLNVVTCAAGILSNLTCNNQRNKVIVCQVNGIEALVRTILQAGDREDITEPAVCALRHLTSRHPEAEMAQNAVRLHYGLPVLVKLLHPPSRWPLIKAVVGLIRNLALCPANHAPLREHGALPRIVHLLIRAHQDTQRRASISSNGQGSGYVDGVRMEEIVEGTVGALHILAREAHNRAVIRGLNGIPLFVQLLYSPVENIQRVAAGVLCELAADKEGAELIEQEGATAPLTELLHSRNEGVATYAAAVLFRMSEDKPQDYKKRLSVELTSSLFRDNQNMPWSDVQPPGFEDVGHMMPPADDSYRDQMYQPPHHDSQGSMHSNDMNRGYEHQIPIDSMQGLDIGSQGGSQYGGMENLPDLGPNAQSGDLNFENLESSLPQQSGNNQGMPWFDTDL is encoded by the exons ATGAGTACATATCAGATGAACCAGAGTGATGGCGGACCCAGATCTA TGTCTGGAGGAGGCCAGAACTACATGGACCTCTCAAACATGCCTCTGGAAAACAAACAGGAACAGACGATGATGTGGCAACAGAACCAGTACATGGGGGACTCTGGTATCCACTCTGGGGCCACCACCCAGGCTCCCTCTATCAGCAGCAAGGGGGGCCACCATGATGACATCGAGGAACCCCAATCCAACATGGAAACCTCCCACATGCAGATGTTTGATTGGCCTGACCAGCAGTACCCCCAGCAAGGCTACACACAGGAACAAATTGATG ATGTGAACCAGCAGCTGAACCAGACCCGCTCCCAGCGAGTGAGAGCGGCCATGTTCCCCGAGACGCTGGACGAGGGGGTCCCCATCCCCTCCACCCAGGTCCACCCAGACCAGCCCACTGCTGTACAGAGACTGGCTGAGCCCTCACAGATGTTGAAGCATGCTGTTGTTAACCTTATCAACTATCAG GATGATGCTGATCTTGCCACGAGAGCTATACCTGAGCTGACCAAGCTTCTGAATGATGAAGATCAGGTAGTGGTTGGACAAGCAGCCATGATGGTTCACCAGTTGTCTAAGAAGGAGGCCAGTCGACATGCAATAATGAACTCCCCCCAGATGGTTGCCGCCCTGGTCAAGGCCATGAACAACACCTCTGACTTGGAGACCACTCGCTGTGCTGCAGGAACCCTACACAACCTCTCACATCACCGACAGGGTCTGCTGGCCATTTTCAAGTCTGGAGGAATCCCTGCACTTGTCAAGCTGCTGAG ctCTCCTGTGGAATCAGTTTTATTCTACGCAATCACAACTCTTCACAACTTGCTTCTTCATCAAGAAGGTTCCAAGATGGCTGTTCGATTGGCAGGTGGTTTACAAAAAATGGTGGCACTGCTGCAGAGAAACAATGTCAAATTTCTGGCTATAACCACAGACTGTCTACAAATTTTGGCCTATGGAAACCAAGAAAGCAAG CTGATTGTGTTGGCCAGCGGTGGACCAGGTGAACTGGTGAGGATCATGAGATCATACACATACGAGAAGTTGTTGTGGACAACATCCCGAGTTCTCAAAGTTCTCTCCGTCTGCTCCAGTAACAAGCCAGCTGTGGTAGAAGCAG GTGGTATGCAGGCCCTGGCTATGCACCTTGGACACCAGAGTCAGAGACTGGTACAGAACTGTCTATGGACAATAAGGAACTTGTCAGATGCTGCAACTAAATGT GACAACATGGAAGGCATCTTGCAAATGCTTGTTCAGCTTCTCTCCTCCAACGATCTCAATGTGGTGACCTGTGCTGCTGGAATCTTGTCCAACTTGACCTGTAACAACCAGCGCAACAAGGTCATTGTCTGTCAGGTCAACGGCATCGAGGCTTTGGTCAGAACCATCTTACAGGCAGGAGACCGTGAGGACATCACCGAACCAGCA GTATGTGCATTGAGACATTTGACCAGCCGTCACCCAGAAGCTGAAATGGCCCAGAATGCTGTTCGTTTACACTACGGCCTTCCTGTTCTAGTCAAGTTACTTCACCCACCAAGCAGATGGCCCCTCATCAAGGCTGTAGTTGGTCTCATCAGAAATCTGGCCCTCTGTCCTGCAAACCATGCTCCACTGAGGGAACATGGTGCCCTGCCCAGGATTGTCCATCTCCTCATCAGAGCCCACCAAGATACACAGAGG AGAGCCTCTATCAGCTCCAATGGACAGGGATCAGGGTATGTTGATGGTGTTCGCATGGAGGAAATAGTAGAGGGAACAGTTGGAGCCCTGCATATTCTGGCCAGAGAGGCTCACAACAGAGCTGTCATTCGTGGTCTGAACGGCATTCCTCTCTTTGTACAG CTGCTGTACTCTCCAGTGGAGAACATCCAGCGTGTGGCTGCCGGAGTCCTCTGTGAGCTGGCCGCAGACAAAGAGGGAGCAGAGCTGATTGAGCAGGAGGGAGCCACCGCCCCTCTCACAGAGTTGTTACACTCCAGGAACGAAGGCGTCG CAACCTATGCAGCAGCTGTTCTTTTCCGCATGTCTGAGGACAAACCCCAGGACTACAAAAAGAGGCTCTCTGTTGAGCTGACCAGTTCTCTCTTCCGTGACAACCAGAACATGCCCTGGTCTGATGTCCAGCCCCCAGGATTTGAGGATGTGGGACACATGATGCCCCCAGCTGATGATTCCTACAGAGACCAAATGTACCAGCCCCCTCATCATGACAGCCAAGGAAGCATGCACAGCAATGACATGAACAGAG GTTATGAGCACCAGATTCCTATCGACTCTATGCAGGGTCTGGACATTGGCAGTCAGGGAGGGAGTCAGTATGGTGGGATGGAAAACCTGCCAGACCTGGGACCAAACGCACAGTCAGGGGACCTTAATTTCGAGAATCTCGAGTCCAGTCTGCCCCAACAGTCTGGCAACAACCAGGGCATGCCGTGGTTTGACACCGACTTGTAA
- the LOC128156713 gene encoding catenin beta-like isoform X1: MSTYQMNQSDGGPRSMSGGGQNYMDLSNMPLENKQEQTMMWQQNQYMGDSGIHSGATTQAPSISSKGGHHDDIEEPQSNMETSHMQMFDWPDQQYPQQGYTQEQIDDVNQQLNQTRSQRVRAAMFPETLDEGVPIPSTQVHPDQPTAVQRLAEPSQMLKHAVVNLINYQDDADLATRAIPELTKLLNDEDQVVVGQAAMMVHQLSKKEASRHAIMNSPQMVAALVKAMNNTSDLETTRCAAGTLHNLSHHRQGLLAIFKSGGIPALVKLLSSPVESVLFYAITTLHNLLLHQEGSKMAVRLAGGLQKMVALLQRNNVKFLAITTDCLQILAYGNQESKLIVLASGGPGELVRIMRSYTYEKLLWTTSRVLKVLSVCSSNKPAVVEAGGMQALAMHLGHQSQRLVQNCLWTIRNLSDAATKCDNMEGILQMLVQLLSSNDLNVVTCAAGILSNLTCNNQRNKVIVCQVNGIEALVRTILQAGDREDITEPAVCALRHLTSRHPEAEMAQNAVRLHYGLPVLVKLLHPPSRWPLIKAVVGLIRNLALCPANHAPLREHGALPRIVHLLIRAHQDTQRRASISSNGQGSGYVDGVRMEEIVEGTVGALHILAREAHNRAVIRGLNGIPLFVQLLYSPVENIQRVAAGVLCELAADKEGAELIEQEGATAPLTELLHSRNEGVGKESYATYAAAVLFRMSEDKPQDYKKRLSVELTSSLFRDNQNMPWSDVQPPGFEDVGHMMPPADDSYRDQMYQPPHHDSQGSMHSNDMNRGYEHQIPIDSMQGLDIGSQGGSQYGGMENLPDLGPNAQSGDLNFENLESSLPQQSGNNQGMPWFDTDL, translated from the exons ATGAGTACATATCAGATGAACCAGAGTGATGGCGGACCCAGATCTA TGTCTGGAGGAGGCCAGAACTACATGGACCTCTCAAACATGCCTCTGGAAAACAAACAGGAACAGACGATGATGTGGCAACAGAACCAGTACATGGGGGACTCTGGTATCCACTCTGGGGCCACCACCCAGGCTCCCTCTATCAGCAGCAAGGGGGGCCACCATGATGACATCGAGGAACCCCAATCCAACATGGAAACCTCCCACATGCAGATGTTTGATTGGCCTGACCAGCAGTACCCCCAGCAAGGCTACACACAGGAACAAATTGATG ATGTGAACCAGCAGCTGAACCAGACCCGCTCCCAGCGAGTGAGAGCGGCCATGTTCCCCGAGACGCTGGACGAGGGGGTCCCCATCCCCTCCACCCAGGTCCACCCAGACCAGCCCACTGCTGTACAGAGACTGGCTGAGCCCTCACAGATGTTGAAGCATGCTGTTGTTAACCTTATCAACTATCAG GATGATGCTGATCTTGCCACGAGAGCTATACCTGAGCTGACCAAGCTTCTGAATGATGAAGATCAGGTAGTGGTTGGACAAGCAGCCATGATGGTTCACCAGTTGTCTAAGAAGGAGGCCAGTCGACATGCAATAATGAACTCCCCCCAGATGGTTGCCGCCCTGGTCAAGGCCATGAACAACACCTCTGACTTGGAGACCACTCGCTGTGCTGCAGGAACCCTACACAACCTCTCACATCACCGACAGGGTCTGCTGGCCATTTTCAAGTCTGGAGGAATCCCTGCACTTGTCAAGCTGCTGAG ctCTCCTGTGGAATCAGTTTTATTCTACGCAATCACAACTCTTCACAACTTGCTTCTTCATCAAGAAGGTTCCAAGATGGCTGTTCGATTGGCAGGTGGTTTACAAAAAATGGTGGCACTGCTGCAGAGAAACAATGTCAAATTTCTGGCTATAACCACAGACTGTCTACAAATTTTGGCCTATGGAAACCAAGAAAGCAAG CTGATTGTGTTGGCCAGCGGTGGACCAGGTGAACTGGTGAGGATCATGAGATCATACACATACGAGAAGTTGTTGTGGACAACATCCCGAGTTCTCAAAGTTCTCTCCGTCTGCTCCAGTAACAAGCCAGCTGTGGTAGAAGCAG GTGGTATGCAGGCCCTGGCTATGCACCTTGGACACCAGAGTCAGAGACTGGTACAGAACTGTCTATGGACAATAAGGAACTTGTCAGATGCTGCAACTAAATGT GACAACATGGAAGGCATCTTGCAAATGCTTGTTCAGCTTCTCTCCTCCAACGATCTCAATGTGGTGACCTGTGCTGCTGGAATCTTGTCCAACTTGACCTGTAACAACCAGCGCAACAAGGTCATTGTCTGTCAGGTCAACGGCATCGAGGCTTTGGTCAGAACCATCTTACAGGCAGGAGACCGTGAGGACATCACCGAACCAGCA GTATGTGCATTGAGACATTTGACCAGCCGTCACCCAGAAGCTGAAATGGCCCAGAATGCTGTTCGTTTACACTACGGCCTTCCTGTTCTAGTCAAGTTACTTCACCCACCAAGCAGATGGCCCCTCATCAAGGCTGTAGTTGGTCTCATCAGAAATCTGGCCCTCTGTCCTGCAAACCATGCTCCACTGAGGGAACATGGTGCCCTGCCCAGGATTGTCCATCTCCTCATCAGAGCCCACCAAGATACACAGAGG AGAGCCTCTATCAGCTCCAATGGACAGGGATCAGGGTATGTTGATGGTGTTCGCATGGAGGAAATAGTAGAGGGAACAGTTGGAGCCCTGCATATTCTGGCCAGAGAGGCTCACAACAGAGCTGTCATTCGTGGTCTGAACGGCATTCCTCTCTTTGTACAG CTGCTGTACTCTCCAGTGGAGAACATCCAGCGTGTGGCTGCCGGAGTCCTCTGTGAGCTGGCCGCAGACAAAGAGGGAGCAGAGCTGATTGAGCAGGAGGGAGCCACCGCCCCTCTCACAGAGTTGTTACACTCCAGGAACGAAGGCGTCGGTAAGGAGTCCTATG CAACCTATGCAGCAGCTGTTCTTTTCCGCATGTCTGAGGACAAACCCCAGGACTACAAAAAGAGGCTCTCTGTTGAGCTGACCAGTTCTCTCTTCCGTGACAACCAGAACATGCCCTGGTCTGATGTCCAGCCCCCAGGATTTGAGGATGTGGGACACATGATGCCCCCAGCTGATGATTCCTACAGAGACCAAATGTACCAGCCCCCTCATCATGACAGCCAAGGAAGCATGCACAGCAATGACATGAACAGAG GTTATGAGCACCAGATTCCTATCGACTCTATGCAGGGTCTGGACATTGGCAGTCAGGGAGGGAGTCAGTATGGTGGGATGGAAAACCTGCCAGACCTGGGACCAAACGCACAGTCAGGGGACCTTAATTTCGAGAATCTCGAGTCCAGTCTGCCCCAACAGTCTGGCAACAACCAGGGCATGCCGTGGTTTGACACCGACTTGTAA
- the LOC128156715 gene encoding uncharacterized protein LOC128156715, whose product MADKKCIVVLVVIGALVIMTISLIATSLKKLASDEIGIKYDTINKDLGDSTLREGLHNGPPGFEFIIFPSVYKSLEFSQRCLNKDGVQIKLDVTYQYKVRSANLRTVILNFRNFTGYKKVLTYAGEAALHEACSYFNTSQFQSQRAEFQEFVRTKIIERYDLLYADITDLQVSNIERPAEYESAIRSKERAREDIQVALNERPRLLTEAETEKREAETQAEIIKDKAESDARILSNRAKTEAEAILTQYQKEAEAYKQIIEASGLGFTVEGFISYLGVRVIADAKNPVYIGLQSPAKSSYN is encoded by the exons ATGGCTGACAAGAAGTGTATTGTAGTTCTGGTCGTGATCGGGGCACTTGTCATTATGACAATATCTCTGATTGCCACATCTTTGAAGAAACTGGCCTCTGACGAGA TTGGAATTAAATATGACACCATCAACAAGGACCTTGGGGACTCCACTCTGAGGGAAGGCCTACATAACGGACCGCCAGGGTTTGAATTCATCATTTTCCCTAGTGTCTACAAGTCACTGGAATTCTCCCAAAGG TGCCTTAATAAAGATGGTGTGCAGATCAAACTGGATGTGACTTACCAGTACAAAGTTCGCTCGGCCAATTTACGCACGGTGATTTTAAACTTCAGGAACTTCACAGGCTACAAGAAGGTCCTCACTTATGCAG GTGAGGCAGCTCTCCACGAGGCATGCAGCTACTTCAACACTTCACAGTTCCAGAGTCAGAGAGCCGAATTCCAGGAGTTTGTCCGCACTAAGATCATTGAGAGATATGACCTCCTGTACGCGGACATCACGGACTTACAG GTTAGCAACATTGAAAGGCCCGCTGAATATGAGAGTGCCATCAGGAGTAAGGAGCGAGCTAGGGAGGACATTCAG GTAGCACTAAATGAGAGGCCTAGGTTACTGACAGAGGCGGAAACAGAAAAACGAGAAGCAGAAACTCAGGCGGAAATCATAAAAGACAAAGCAGAATCAGATGCAAGGATTCTCAGCAATAG ggcCAAAACTGAAGCTGAAGCGATCTTGACTCAATATCAGAAGGAGGCTGAAGCTTACAAGCAGATCATCGAGGCCTCGGGCCTTGGATTCACAGTAGAGGGTTTCATCTCGTACCTTGGGGTGCGAGTGATTGCTGATGCTAAGAACCCAGTCTACATTGGACTACAGAGTCCGGCCAAGTCGTCCTATAATTAG